One Eptesicus fuscus isolate TK198812 chromosome 13, DD_ASM_mEF_20220401, whole genome shotgun sequence genomic window, GCCTcaagatatttttttcagataatatttaacttttaatcaACACCCTACCTTACTTTCTAAACTtacaaagcaaaagaaagagCTGTTAAGAAGACTATTTTGAGAGTAAAAGATTCTTCTACCTGGGGCAAGTATTGTGTGTCATTAGAGAGCTAAGGTGTACCTTTTGCCCACAAGATGACATGATTCAAGGTgagaaaacatcagtgatcaCTTTTCCCCAACACTGGCAGGGGCCATGAAaagtgtcatttttattcttcaacttGCAACAAAATCTGCCAGAATAGATGGCTGAAGTTAACATAACTCATGTTACTGAATTTATTCTCAAGGGAATTACAGATCGGCCAGAGCTTCAGGCCCCATGCTTTGTGGTGTTTTTAGTTATCTATCTGGTCACAGTGCTGGGTAACCTTGGATTGATAACCTTAATCAGGATTGATGCTCGACTCCACACACCTATGTATTATTTCCTCAGTCACTTGGCCTTTGTTGACCTTTGTTACTCCTCTGCTATCACGCCGAAGATGATGGTGAACTTCATTGTGGAATATAATACTATCCCTTTCCACGCCTGTGCAATACAACTGGGTTGTTTTCTCACCTTCATGATCACCGAGTGTTTCCTTTTAGCTTCCATGGCCTACGATCGCTACGTAGCCATCTGTAGTCCCCTGCATTATTCAACCATGATGTCAAAAAGAGTCTGTGTTCAACTGGTGGCAGTTCCATACATATACAGCTTTCTGGTTGCTCTGTTCCATACCATTATCACCTTCCGGCTAACTTACTGTGGCCCCAATGTCATTAACCATTTCTACTGTGATGACATCCCCCTCTTGGCTCTGTCCTGCTCAGACACACACGTGAAGGAGATTCTGATCTTCGCCTTTGCTGGCTTTGACATGATCTGTTCTTCTTCCATTGTCCTCACCTCCTACATCTTTATCGTCATCGCCATCCTAAGGATCCGCTCTACCCAGGGGCGACGCAAGGCTATTTCTACCTGCGGCTCCCACATGGTGGCTGTTACTATTTTCTACGGCACCCTCATCTTTATGTACCTGCAGCCCAAATCAAACCactccctggacacagacaaaatgGCTTCTGTATTTTACACAGTGGTGATCCCCATGTTGAACCCCCTCATCTATAGTCTAAGGAACAAAGAAGTGAAAGATGCCTCCAAAAAAGTCTTGGATAAAGGTTGTGAAACcttaaagatattaaaattaaggaaataataCTACTAAATGCTTTACAAAGtacaaaaagggaaataaatcaagctttctttgctgatatttaaTGGAATTCTTTCCCAATCAACTGAAAATGGGACTATTTATTACTTCAACAGACTTTGACATTGTATGTAAGGCCCCGGGCCAGTCCTGGAGAGTCAGTATGAGTCAGAGGACCACTCAGCCTTTAGAGACCACTGAAATTATCTTCAAACACAAACACACTAGCAAAGACACACACGTGGGTCCCAAGCAAAGGCAGCGGCCTCCTTTTGTTAGAACGGCTCTGGAACCAAGATTCCCTGTGTTTGTATTCTATCTCCTTTCTTTATTAGCTGTGCAACCTTGGACAATTGGCCTGAACTCTGTGACTCTCTTcccaattttagaaaataataggaCCCTAGTCATTGAATTCTTTTGAAGACTAAACAAGTTAATATTTATAAGATGCTTAGAAAAATATCCTGTGTTaataagtgctaaataaatgcttgttatataaatgtgtattataTGTAATTAAAGATTAATTCATTGAACACTCAAAAactcattgtttttttaaattttattttattttttaaagtattacatatagtagtacatatatctcctttcccccccccccccccattgaccttcccccagccttccctaccccctgtcacaagCCCTCATAGGTTTCTACTACTCATCAGGCACTTAATCAAGTAgtcttgcttaataaaattaaacaaacctAGAAGTGTGTGAGGTTTCACCTCTGGGCCTTGATTATTTATAAATTACCTAAGGTCACATAACTAGTTATATGAAAATTCTAAGTGCAAATTCAAGACTACCTGAATTTTGATTTCCTAACACTATGGGTGTTAAGAATAAGGTGTATTATAATATAGATGATCTAGATTTAAATCTTATAATcaatatcagattttaaaatataatttgaagaacaaggtttataataaattatacttttaaatgaataaattcaatgtatttgcatttttgttcaaatagaaataattttaggaGCCTGCTATTTATTCAATTGCCCTTATAGGATCAtgacatgaaatttaaaaatcaatgatttgatgtacttttattttgacgtttcataaaaataattatattagtgacttaatattttttttattattttaccattGTAGAAGGAGATGGCGAGAGTTGCAGTCATTGGATAAAGGGCAGTTTGAGGTTTGTGGCACTAGCTAATTATTTCCTCTTCTGCGCTTACTTTGTGAATAACTCAAATGTGCTGCCAGAAGGTACTTTTAGAACCATGGGAGTTGAATAAATTCTCtagtttttaaagcaattttgaCAGAGAAATATGATGTTTCTATTCACCACAGTTTGTCTtctgattatatatttatatagactaATAAACATGTCTATTCTCACCTATCACATATGAGACAAATAGAAGCAGCATagacactctctctctttttacaggtaaagaaattCACACCTGTAGAATCTTGGTGCCTCGTCTGAAAAACACAGGCCTTCTGGAGTTTCTCTGCACCTTGCTGCTTTATGAAATGATTAATAATAGCAATGCTCAGACACTAATTAAATGGAAGTTTTCACATCTTTACCCAATTTTAAATCCTTAATATCAGCAATCATTTCTAAGGTAAACCTGGCTTTTCTCAGGGACCAAGAAATTCAAGTGTACTTGATAGACATGTTATTCATTCTTCCTGGGCTGGGGCACACAGTTCGGAGCAGCCTCCAGGACTGGACTCCAGCCACTGTTTCAGGTGGTGGGGCTCATCTCTTGAGACACCGGTCCCTCTGTCAAAATATCAAAAGCAACATTCTTCCTTTTGTCTCTagatatattgaaataaaatgtttgtatttttatccCTCTTTCTGTGATTCCATAATGTTTTTGTGTCTGGATATGGAATCAAGAGACTgataaaaaataataggaaatggATTCATTATTGGCAGTTTCCAAGATTAGTGAAGAACATGACAGATTTCAGAAAGTTTGCCTCAAAGCTGAGGTTTGCTCCTCCTGGTTTTGTGGCATATAAAGCTCCATTTACttgtaaaagaaggaaaatgctcACCTCACAAACTGGTGTATAAACATTTAGGTAGAAATATATGTAAGGACCAAGACACAATCAACCTAATATAGACTTAGTGAATATCagctttattatcattattgtcaGTGACATGGATCATcttgaagacatttttttttgtaaataaaagggTTGGATTTTTTGTAGCTACAACTAATCTGTGGTCTACTTTGAATAGAAATCCAAGCACTTATTCTTGCATATTCATACTAATAGCTTCAGactttatattatattttctttgatttagtTTCTCTTTAATTCTTGTCTGTTTGTTGAGTGAAGGCTGAATTGCTATTAAAAGAATAGGACCCTTTCTGTataacttgtttttaaatattttattggaatAAAAGACCAGAACCCAAGCATGCTGAAGAAGTTAATTGGGGAAAAggaagacctatgtaatacttttaacaataaagattaaaaaaaaagaccatcaGCCTATACTAAAATTTCTGCACTACTATTAACaatagaggaaagaagaaaagtaggTGAGATgtattatttgttattgtttagcCTAATTGTTAATTTTTagcatttattaactcatttagtcctcatcAATACTAACAAATAAGTCACACACATCAAGTTTAATATGTGAAAATCAGGATTTACAAGATGGATAAATTAAATGATCTTTACCTTATTTGCCTttgaaaaagataatttaaaaatgcatacaatTAAAATTCCTTGAAAACatgctttaatttaatttaaaaatcaattgttttAGAAgtacaagatttaaaaaaatatatctagaatGTAAGtattctaataaatttaatttatactttttgtATGTCTACTTTATAATTCCCTCATGTTCTCTCAGTTATATTTCTCATTTATGTATTAGTCCAGAGAAGCCcatatttttcttacatattttgacCTCATCAAGTAAATTGGAGTGTAATCTGTGAAGAACCACTAGTGATTATATATAGAGaccccttttttctctctcagactTTCTCGGTACTTAATTTAGTTGTAAGTAAAACACAACTCAAAGTCCTCTGATCCCTCCTTGTCcaatatttcagttatttaatAGCCAAGCACaacttttctttaattcttttcagtgagtttttttttttttttacctcctggTGTCTCATGCTATAGATGAATTGGTTTAACATGGGAATCACTACCACATAAAACACCAAAACAAATTTATGTGTTCACAGAATGGCTTGACTTGGGAAGTAggtacataaaaataattgtccTATAAAATATTGTGATGGAGGTCAGATGAGAAATATAGGTAGGAAAAGCTTTCTGTCTTCCTTCAGCAGAATGGAACTTTGGTATGGCAAAGATgatgaagaaataagaaatgatCACAATCAGTAACGAGCAAAGGGCATTGAACCCAGAAATGATTCCCAACAGCAGCTCCTAGACTTGAGTATCAAACAGGCCAGAGCAATCAAGGGAATATCATCACAGTAGAAGTGGTTGACCATGTTgaagtcacaaaaggacaagtgGAATGTATAAGACCCACAGTGAATCCATACATGTATATGCTAGCAATGATTCAATTACAGAGTTTTCTAGGCATGAGAATGACATAAAGGGTTGCAGATGGCAATATACTGATCATATGCCATGATTGAGGGCGGATACTGTTCACACATTACCAATGTGATTAAGCAGCACACCCGAATGGCACATGCATAAAATGTTATACCTTTCACTTCACACATGAAATTCACCAAGGTGTTTGGGGTGAAAGAcgaagtaaaagaaaaatcaacaaaagcaagGTGGCTGAGGGAAAAAAAATGCAAGGGTGTGTGAAGCTGAGGACTGGTTTGAATTAGCACAATCAAATCAAGGTTACTCAGGACAATAGCTAAATAGGTTGTTAGAAATATGCCCCCCAAAAAATGGCTTGAAGGTATGGATTATCTGTGAGTCCTGAGGAGATAAACTCTGACACTGCTGAATaattgctcctccccagccagggcccaggtcagggcttgtgcaggagtaAACCAATAaaagtttctctcacattgatatttctctctgtttttccccctctctcccactctctctaaaaatcaattgaaaaatatcctcaggtgaggatgaaaaacaaAGATCAGTGGTTACCAGGGCTGGGGGTAGTAGGGGAGAGATGAATAAACAtaacacagaggatttttagggcaataaAATACTCTGTATAATATTACAGTGATGGATATAAgtaattatatgttttttttccaaacccatagaatgtatgACATGAATGAACCCTTAGGTAAactgggtgattatgatgtgtaaATACAGGTTTATCAATTGCAACAAATATACCATATTCTGGCTAACAATGTTGATAATGGGGAGACTATGCATGTGTGGCAACAGGGGTATATGAAACATCTCTGTACCTCcccctcaattttgctgtaaaccaAAGCAACTCTAAAAagtaaagtctttaaaaaatgttcaaccaTATCAATAGGGACATTGTAAAGTGAAAAGTAAGGTCACTTTCCtggcattttaaaatcaaaattctCACCCAAACACCTTGTTATTTTTCCCCTGTTCAACTatggaagaaaatcttacctGCATAGTTCATGTCTTTCGAGACAACCTAAAATTCTCAATACCACAGTGAAATAAGAAAAAGTTATGATTTTAAGGTGCTTGGTTCTTCCTCTCTATTGTTGAAACATCTCATGGTCAAAAAGAGCAgataatttttatctcttttttacaACTCAACAATTCAACATACAAACATTGATGAAATATGTACTATGTGCAAGCAAAACcaataaaatactaattttcatgaaaataaagaTCAGGAAACTAAATCCCAGAAGACAAAGGCTCCTGTGCTTCATGGCACTGCACCATTGTATAAGCCTTGATTTAAAATGTCCGTACTCCATATCCAGTTCTTCTTTAGTAACAGCACAAttcattattaattactagaatataccttttcaataatttttttgaaagcattttttacCTCCTGATTCCTCAAGCTGTAGATCAATGGATTTAGCATGGGAATCACTACTGCATAGAATACTGAAGCAAATTTGTCTTTGTCTAGCGAGTGGCTTGACTTGGGCTGAAGGTACATAAAACTGAGGGTCCCATAATACATAGTAATAGAAAACAGGTGGGAAGCACAGGTAGAAAGGGCTTTCTGTCTTCCTGCAGCAGAACGGATCCTTAAGATGGCAAAGACAATGAATACGTAGGATAACAGAACAATGATAAGAGAGCAAAAAACATTGAACCCAGCAATGATTAACAACATCAGCTCTTTGACTTGGGTATCAGAACAGGCCAGAGCAATCAAGGGAACATCATCACAGTAAAATTGATTGACCACATTAGAGTCACAGAAAGACATGTGGAATGTTGCCACTGCTTGTATGAGTCCCACGGTGAATCCGTAAATATAAGAACTAGTGACCATTTGAATGCAGAGTTTCCTAGGCATGAGAACTACATAGAGTAGAGGGTTGCAGATGGCCACATACCGATCATACGCCATGACAGAGAGCATTAATAATTCCCAAACGGAAAATGTGATAAAGCAACACACTTGAGTGGCACATGCGTAAAATGACATACTTTTAATTTCACGAAATGAGTTCACGAGGGTGTTTGGTGTGATGGTGGAGGTACCATAGAAATCAACAAAAGCCAGATGACAGAGGAAGAAATACATGGGTATGTGAAGCTGAGGACTGACCTGAATTAGCACAATCAAACCCAGATTACCCAAGGCAGTAACTAAGTAAATCAGTAGGAATACACAAAAGAGAATGGCTTGAAGCTGTGGATTATCTGTTAGGCCCAAGAGGATGAACTCAGTGACTGCTGAATGATTGCCTTTTGCCATGAAATAAACAATTCTGCAATGAACTCCCCCAGAGCACACGCTCTGAATAATCTTGACTCGTGAGATACAATCAATTAAATGTGAGAAGATGCCCTGAATCACCAGGAGGTTATGTTAAGTTCAGTCTACCAGTAAGGAGACCTCTGACAGGAATTATGAGTAGGTTTTACTTATGCTTTCACTGTGAAAGGGTTTGGTCCAGGCAGAAAGTCCAACATAGAAAAtccactacaaaaaaagaaaaaggactttgATTAAAGTTTTACTTGGTTTAATAGGAAAAGAAAGTAGGTTATATTTGGTTAAGTTATAAATGTTATTTAGAAACTGAGGGTAGATGTCTGTTCTGAGATGTTTGGTTCAAATCAATACTAGTGCAATTGCAAAGTCTGTGTTGTACTTTTCTTGAAatataaagggaaaaagaaacattaaaaatgtaagtgATTTTGACAGCCTATATAAGAATGATTTCTTAAATTGCACGTTTATCTCATAAAATTATCATTTCATCATTTCATAACAACACTAAAAGTTACCAAAAATAGGTGTGAAAGACATAAAAGTCATAACAAACAGCTCCAACAAGgggtaaatatccaaaatatataaagaattcttacaacacaacacaacactaaacaagtaaacaatccagttaaaaaatgagcaaaggacctagaccagtgatgggcaaccttttgagcttggtgtgtcaaacttcgccaaaaaactgagcataactcgggtagtgtgtcactttgaggaaaaaactaactccaagactctagtcacaaatgtttcatcctcaggagcagcaaatgtttcatcctcggcatgtggccgcgtgtcatcagaaatggctatgtgtgtcagtgctgacacgcgtgtcataggtttgccatcactgacctaaacagacacttctcccaagaagacacacaaatgggcaacaaatatatgaaaagatgctcaactttactagctactaggaaatgcaaataaaaactacaatgagatatcacctcacacctacaAGAGaggcaataacaagtgttggagaggttgtggagaaaaaggaaccctcattcactgctggtgggaatgcaaactgcttacagccactatggaaaacattgtggaggaggttcctcaaaaagttaaaaatcaagtTACTATACGAACTAGTAACCCCTCTTCCAAcaactttgaaaacatttatttgccaaGATAAATGCACCCTTTTGTtaatagtagcattattcatagtggccaagacatgggaacaactgaagtgtcctttgatagatgattggataaagaagatacggtacatatgcaatggaatactacttagccataagaaaggatgaaatactaccattgtgacaacatggatggatcctaAAAAAATGTCATGCTAAAAgaaacaagtcagacagaaaaagtaaaaaaactgtatgatttcacttatatgtgtgatatgaaactgaaagaaacaaatgaacaaacaag contains:
- the LOC103302260 gene encoding olfactory receptor 1038, yielding MAEVNITHVTEFILKGITDRPELQAPCFVVFLVIYLVTVLGNLGLITLIRIDARLHTPMYYFLSHLAFVDLCYSSAITPKMMVNFIVEYNTIPFHACAIQLGCFLTFMITECFLLASMAYDRYVAICSPLHYSTMMSKRVCVQLVAVPYIYSFLVALFHTIITFRLTYCGPNVINHFYCDDIPLLALSCSDTHVKEILIFAFAGFDMICSSSIVLTSYIFIVIAILRIRSTQGRRKAISTCGSHMVAVTIFYGTLIFMYLQPKSNHSLDTDKMASVFYTVVIPMLNPLIYSLRNKEVKDASKKVLDKGCETLKILKLRK
- the LOC129151253 gene encoding olfactory receptor 5AL1-like; the encoded protein is MAKGNHSAVTEFILLGLTDNPQLQAILFCVFLLIYLVTALGNLGLIVLIQVSPQLHIPMYFFLCHLAFVDFYGTSTITPNTLVNSFREIKSMSFYACATQVCCFITFSVWELLMLSVMAYDRYVAICNPLLYVVLMPRKLCIQMVTSSYIYGFTVGLIQAVATFHMSFCDSNVVNQFYCDDVPLIALACSDTQVKELMLLIIAGFNVFCSLIIVLLSYVFIVFAILRIRSAAGRQKALSTCASHLFSITMYYGTLSFMYLQPKSSHSLDKDKFASVFYAVVIPMLNPLIYSLRNQEVKNAFKKIIEKVYSSN